GAAAATCTCTTCAAGGCGGCCTGGCTGCGCACGCAAAAAAATGACGGCAACGACACCCGAGAGGTGATCGCCCGGCTGGTGGCCCTGCGTGCCCGCCAGGCGGAACTGCTGGGTTACAGCAACTATGCCAGCTGGAAAGTCGCCGATCAGATGGCAAAAACCCCCGACGCCGCGCTGCAGTTTATGCGCGGGATCGTCCCGGCCGCACGGGGTCGCGCCCTGCAGGAGCAGGCCGACATTCAGAAGGTTATTGATGACGAGCAGGGACATTTCCAGGTGCAGGCCTGGGACTGGTCGTTTTACGCCGAGCGCGTGCGTCTGGCGAAATACGCTCTGGATGAGACGCAGGTTAAACCCTATTTTGCCCTCAACAGGGTCCTGACCGACGGCGTATTCTGGGCGGCGACCCAGCTGTTCGGGATCACCTTTGCCGAGCGCAACGACATTCCCGTCTACCATCCTGACGTGCGCGTCTGGGAGATCTTCGATCACAACGGTGAGGGGTTGGCGCTGTTTTATGGTGATTTTTTTGCCCGCGATTCGAAAGGCGGCGGGGCGTGGATGGGCAACTTTGTCGAGCAATCTAATGAGTTCAATACCCGCCCGGTGATCTACAACGTCTGCAACTATCAAAAACCGGCGGAAGGCCAGCCGGCGCTGATCTCCTGGGATGATGTTATCACCCTGTTCCACGAGTTTGGTCATACTCTGCACGGCCTGTTTGCCAGCCAACGTTACGCCACGCTCTCCGGCACCAACACGCCGCGTGATTTTGTGGAGTTCCCGTCGCAAATCAACGAACACTGGGCCAGCCATCCTGATGTCTTTGCCCACTATGCCCGCCACTATCAGACCGGGGAGCCGATGCCCGACGCCCTGCGCGAGAAAATGCTCAGCGCTACCCAGTTTAATAAAGGCTATGACATGACCGAACTGCTCAGCGCCGCGCTGCTGGATATGAACTGGCACGGCATCGCCGCCAGCGAAGCGCCAGCAGACGTCGAGGCATTCGAAACCGCAGCGCTGAAGCGCGAGCAGCTGGATCTCCCCGCCGTACCGCCGCGCTACCGTAGCAGCTACTTCGCTCATATCTTCGGAGGCGGTTACGCAGCAGGCTATTACGCCTATCTGTGGACCCAAATGCTGGCCG
This DNA window, taken from Leclercia adecarboxylata, encodes the following:
- the dcp gene encoding peptidyl-dipeptidase Dcp — its product is MSGTNPFFADSSLPYQAPHFDLIRDEHYRPAFDDAIRQKREEIAAIAGSADAPDFANTVLALEKSGALLSRVSSVFFAMTSAHTNDYLQQLEEAVSTELAALANDIWLNDALFARVDAIYNDRQAMAPDTESLRLIEELHQRFILAGARLGEAEKQELKALNTEAATLISQFNQRLLAADKAGGLVVDYQHQLDGLSPAEQAAAAQAAAEKGLSDRWLIPLLNTTQQPALQQLRDRKIRENLFKAAWLRTQKNDGNDTREVIARLVALRARQAELLGYSNYASWKVADQMAKTPDAALQFMRGIVPAARGRALQEQADIQKVIDDEQGHFQVQAWDWSFYAERVRLAKYALDETQVKPYFALNRVLTDGVFWAATQLFGITFAERNDIPVYHPDVRVWEIFDHNGEGLALFYGDFFARDSKGGGAWMGNFVEQSNEFNTRPVIYNVCNYQKPAEGQPALISWDDVITLFHEFGHTLHGLFASQRYATLSGTNTPRDFVEFPSQINEHWASHPDVFAHYARHYQTGEPMPDALREKMLSATQFNKGYDMTELLSAALLDMNWHGIAASEAPADVEAFETAALKREQLDLPAVPPRYRSSYFAHIFGGGYAAGYYAYLWTQMLADDGYQWFVEEGGLTRENGKKFREAILSRGNSTDLAELYRAWRGHDPQIEPMLVNRGLSS